From Actinomycetota bacterium, a single genomic window includes:
- a CDS encoding enoyl-CoA hydratase/isomerase family protein yields MNDEPELLLERNGLMAVLTINRPQRRNALSSTLLVSLAQTLRELAEEGEVRCAILRGAGDKAFSAGMDLSALPEGIPEEVQKQIETKGPLQYGLDAIEDCPFPVIAMIRGYCVGAGCETSMACDLRVGAEGCRMGMPPARLGIVYPPEGLHRFLRNLGFAVTKKVFLTAELFEGSEAYRMGMLDYLVPDADLEGFTEELAQRLASNAPLSVAGHKRSLRILSAMQPLGEEERQEINAIMGRAMASEDAREGIMAFREKRDPVFKGK; encoded by the coding sequence ATGAACGACGAACCCGAACTGCTGCTGGAAAGAAATGGTCTCATGGCGGTGCTGACCATCAACCGCCCACAGCGGAGGAACGCCCTTTCCTCCACCCTTCTCGTCTCCCTCGCGCAGACACTGCGTGAGCTGGCGGAGGAAGGCGAGGTGCGCTGCGCCATCCTGCGCGGGGCCGGGGACAAGGCCTTCTCGGCGGGCATGGACCTCTCCGCCCTCCCCGAGGGCATCCCCGAGGAGGTGCAGAAACAGATAGAAACCAAGGGCCCGCTGCAGTACGGGTTGGACGCCATAGAGGACTGCCCTTTCCCGGTCATCGCCATGATACGGGGATACTGCGTGGGGGCGGGCTGCGAGACGAGCATGGCCTGTGACCTGCGCGTGGGCGCCGAGGGCTGCCGCATGGGCATGCCGCCGGCGCGACTGGGCATCGTCTATCCTCCCGAGGGGCTGCACCGTTTCCTGCGCAACCTCGGTTTCGCGGTCACCAAGAAGGTCTTCCTCACCGCCGAGCTCTTCGAGGGGAGCGAGGCCTACCGCATGGGCATGCTCGACTACCTGGTCCCCGACGCGGACCTGGAGGGCTTCACCGAGGAGCTGGCGCAGCGCCTGGCCTCCAACGCGCCCCTCTCCGTGGCGGGACACAAGCGTTCCCTGCGCATACTCTCCGCCATGCAGCCGCTCGGCGAGGAGGAGCGGCAGGAGATCAACGCCATCATGGGCAGGGCCATGGCAAGCGAGGACGCGCGGGAGGGGATCATGGCCTTCCGCGAGAAGCGCGACCCGGTGTTCAAGGGGAAATAG